From the Leptotrichia sp. oral taxon 221 genome, one window contains:
- the rsmI gene encoding 16S rRNA (cytidine(1402)-2'-O)-methyltransferase produces MFYVVGTPIGNLEDITFRALRTLKEVDYIFAEDTRVTKKLLKFYEIDKIVYQYHEHNKLHQIQNIVNLLKDEKQIALVTDAGTPCISDPGYELVNEVLKEGIKVVGIPGASSIVTGASVSGLDMRRMAYEGFLPKKKGRQTLFNKLKEEERTIVILESPNRILKTLKDIREYLGERYVVITRELTKVYEEIIRGDVSEIIERLEEKPIKGEIVLFIRAKD; encoded by the coding sequence ATGTTTTATGTTGTTGGTACGCCAATAGGAAATTTAGAGGATATAACGTTTAGGGCCTTGAGAACGTTGAAAGAGGTCGATTACATTTTTGCAGAAGATACTCGTGTTACAAAAAAATTATTGAAATTTTATGAGATTGATAAAATTGTGTACCAGTATCACGAGCATAATAAACTTCATCAAATTCAGAATATTGTTAATTTGTTGAAGGATGAAAAGCAAATTGCGTTGGTAACTGATGCGGGAACGCCTTGTATATCAGATCCTGGATATGAGCTTGTAAATGAAGTCTTGAAAGAAGGAATTAAGGTTGTTGGAATTCCTGGGGCTTCTTCGATAGTTACAGGTGCAAGTGTATCAGGATTGGATATGAGAAGAATGGCATATGAAGGATTTTTGCCAAAGAAAAAAGGAAGACAAACTTTGTTTAATAAACTAAAAGAGGAAGAAAGAACAATCGTAATTCTTGAATCACCAAATCGAATTTTGAAAACATTGAAAGACATACGAGAATATTTAGGTGAAAGATACGTTGTAATTACTCGTGAACTTACAAAAGTGTACGAAGAAATTATACGAGGCGATGTTTCAGAAATAATTGAAAGACTTGAAGAAAAACCTATAAAAGGGGAAATTGTTTTGTTTATTAGAGCAAAAGATTAG
- a CDS encoding S41 family peptidase — protein MKKSKLLQAVLGVILAGAPLFAATTVIKSAVNDKNVSAGYSKDSIELNRIVDVINIIETNFVGTKTNKNDKGEKTAENVATPSKEELYKGAVEGVVRKLDDPYSEYLSTEDLKDFAEDMDGEYVGVGMSVSKKKGEPLEVASPFIGSPAEKVGMRIKDKITKVDGKDILPLTATETVKLLKGKENTKVEVEVVREGRKEPFKVTMTRAKIKLEMVESKMLENKIGYVSLLRFGNNVGTEVEKAIKDLKAKGMRGLIFDLRSNPGGSLQEAQDITSLFVKDNLIVYLKYKDGRRKDYNRTLPYLGDFPLIVLTNEGSASASEIVTGALKDYKRATIIGENTFGKGIVQQVIPLRTNDAIKLTIAQYFTPKGNYIHGKGIAPDIKVDMEELLTLKGYANDSEQAIKNRQKEIEDILIKDKGAEEAKKIIAAGDVQMKRAIQEMNKKLGIK, from the coding sequence ATGAAAAAAAGTAAATTGCTTCAAGCGGTATTGGGAGTTATCTTAGCAGGAGCACCATTATTTGCAGCAACAACTGTAATAAAATCAGCTGTAAATGATAAAAATGTGAGCGCAGGATATTCAAAAGATTCAATAGAATTGAATAGAATAGTAGATGTAATTAATATTATTGAAACTAATTTTGTTGGAACGAAAACAAATAAAAATGATAAAGGTGAAAAAACAGCAGAAAACGTTGCAACACCAAGTAAAGAAGAGTTGTATAAAGGAGCTGTAGAAGGTGTTGTTAGAAAATTAGATGATCCTTATTCTGAATATTTATCAACAGAAGATTTGAAAGATTTTGCTGAAGATATGGATGGAGAATATGTCGGTGTTGGAATGAGTGTAAGTAAGAAAAAAGGAGAGCCATTAGAAGTTGCATCACCATTTATTGGAAGTCCAGCTGAAAAAGTTGGTATGAGAATAAAAGATAAAATTACCAAAGTTGATGGAAAAGATATATTGCCATTGACAGCTACTGAAACTGTAAAATTATTAAAAGGTAAGGAAAATACAAAAGTAGAAGTAGAAGTTGTAAGAGAAGGTAGAAAAGAACCTTTCAAAGTTACTATGACAAGAGCTAAAATTAAACTTGAAATGGTTGAAAGCAAAATGCTTGAAAATAAAATTGGTTATGTGAGTCTTTTGAGATTTGGAAATAATGTTGGGACAGAAGTTGAAAAAGCTATAAAAGATTTAAAAGCAAAAGGAATGAGAGGGTTGATTTTTGATTTAAGATCTAATCCAGGTGGTTCGTTACAAGAAGCTCAAGATATTACTTCATTATTTGTAAAAGATAATTTGATTGTTTATTTGAAATATAAAGATGGAAGAAGAAAAGATTATAACAGAACTTTACCGTATTTAGGAGATTTCCCATTAATAGTATTGACAAATGAAGGAAGTGCTTCAGCTTCTGAAATTGTTACAGGTGCATTAAAAGATTATAAGAGAGCGACTATTATTGGAGAAAATACATTTGGTAAAGGAATTGTTCAACAAGTTATACCATTGAGAACAAATGATGCTATAAAATTAACTATTGCTCAATATTTCACACCGAAAGGGAACTATATTCATGGAAAAGGTATTGCGCCTGATATAAAAGTGGATATGGAAGAATTATTGACATTAAAAGGTTATGCAAATGATAGTGAACAAGCTATAAAAAATAGACAAAAAGAGATTGAAGATATCTTAATAAAAGATAAAGGTGCAGAAGAAGCTAAAAAAATTATTGCAGCTGGAGATGTTCAAATGAAAAGAGCTATCCAAGAAATGAATAAAAAATTAGGTATAAAATAG
- a CDS encoding TlyA family RNA methyltransferase → MKKRLDLILVERGLFETREKAKREIMVGNVIVNEQAVTKAGTNFKDDEKLNIRIKNKLRYVSRGGLKLEKAIKEWELDFNDKLVLDIGASTGGFTDCALQNGAKRVYSVDVGTNQLDWKLRNDDRVVSIEETHIKDLTPENIENNKVDYIVIDVSFISLTKVIPYFEKFLKENGKAVMLVKPQFEVGREKIGRNGVVQEEEYHDEAIKKIIAFSKECGYELVGVKDSPIKGAKGNSEFLMLVTNKKC, encoded by the coding sequence ATGAAAAAAAGGTTAGATTTAATACTTGTAGAAAGAGGATTGTTTGAAACTAGAGAAAAGGCTAAACGAGAAATCATGGTCGGAAATGTAATTGTGAACGAACAAGCAGTTACAAAAGCAGGGACAAACTTTAAAGATGATGAAAAATTAAATATAAGAATAAAAAACAAATTAAGGTATGTGAGCCGTGGTGGATTAAAGTTGGAGAAAGCCATTAAAGAGTGGGAATTAGACTTTAATGATAAATTAGTTTTGGATATTGGAGCTTCTACAGGTGGATTTACAGATTGTGCCTTGCAAAATGGTGCAAAAAGAGTTTATAGTGTCGATGTTGGGACAAATCAGTTGGATTGGAAATTGAGAAATGATGACAGAGTTGTTTCGATAGAAGAGACTCATATAAAGGACTTAACACCAGAAAATATTGAAAACAATAAAGTTGACTATATTGTAATTGACGTATCTTTTATTTCTTTAACAAAAGTTATTCCTTATTTTGAGAAATTTTTAAAAGAAAATGGAAAAGCTGTAATGCTAGTAAAACCACAATTTGAAGTGGGTAGAGAGAAAATAGGACGAAATGGTGTTGTTCAAGAAGAAGAATATCACGATGAGGCTATTAAAAAAATTATTGCTTTTTCAAAAGAATGTGGTTACGAATTAGTAGGCGTTAAAGATTCGCCAATAAAGGGAGCGAAAGGAAATAGCGAATTTTTAATGTTAGTAACAAACAAAAAATGTTAA
- a CDS encoding divergent PAP2 family protein yields the protein MSGGIVFGNRLLDVALISCFAAQFYKVFSPLFRGKKIQWIRLLETGGMPSSHASTVVSLVTGVFILKGASSIEFAISMVFASIVLYDATGVRRQAGKHAKALNMLIESIERRDGIEIINEQFKEFLGHTPIEVLVGSILGIIIGLLFKGYILG from the coding sequence ATGAGTGGTGGAATTGTCTTTGGAAATAGATTACTTGATGTAGCTTTAATTTCTTGTTTTGCAGCACAATTCTATAAAGTTTTCTCTCCCCTTTTTCGAGGGAAAAAGATACAGTGGATTAGGCTTCTAGAAACAGGAGGAATGCCTAGTTCACATGCCTCAACAGTAGTGTCGCTAGTAACAGGAGTATTTATACTAAAAGGAGCAAGTTCTATAGAATTTGCGATTTCGATGGTTTTTGCTTCAATTGTACTTTATGATGCAACTGGTGTTAGAAGACAAGCTGGGAAACACGCTAAGGCGTTGAATATGCTTATTGAAAGTATTGAAAGAAGAGATGGAATAGAAATAATAAACGAACAATTTAAGGAATTTTTAGGACACACTCCAATTGAAGTTTTAGTAGGAAGTATTTTAGGTATAATTATTGGGTTACTATTTAAAGGATATATTTTAGGATAA
- the yhbY gene encoding ribosome assembly RNA-binding protein YhbY, with product MQLSSKERAFLKKLAHNLDPIVRIGKDGIDENVLKSISDVINKRELIKVKILQNSTVEVERELGTEIANKTQSVFVDSIGKILILFKPSKAKDAKITPEFNEFKKKKRGK from the coding sequence ATGCAACTTTCAAGTAAAGAAAGAGCTTTTTTGAAAAAATTGGCACATAATTTAGATCCAATTGTGAGAATTGGAAAAGATGGAATAGATGAAAATGTATTAAAAAGTATTTCTGATGTTATAAATAAAAGGGAATTAATAAAAGTAAAAATTTTACAAAATTCTACAGTTGAAGTGGAAAGAGAATTGGGGACAGAAATTGCTAATAAAACTCAATCAGTTTTTGTGGATAGTATCGGTAAGATTTTGATTTTATTTAAGCCAAGTAAAGCGAAGGATGCTAAAATAACACCAGAGTTTAATGAATTTAAAAAGAAAAAGAGAGGAAAATAA
- a CDS encoding ribonuclease J has translation MSDEKKKGAEKSESPFKRNFSKNSAKVNRVKAAAKRKRMNNDEHLGDTVNSKYLLNKKTKHHNNNRNEKFDARKKDDKMYIIPLGGIEEIGKNMTAFQYKDEIVIVDAGLTFPEDEHLGIDVIIPDFAYLESNRDKIKALLLTHGHEDHIGAIPYLYQKLGSEDIPMYGGRLTLELAKAKFERKDAKLPKEKIIKGRSILKISKYFTVEFISVTHSIADCYAICIKTPAGTILHSGDFKVDLTPIDGEGFDFGRLAQLGEEGVDLLLSDSTNALIPGFTPSERTVGESLKEEFSKAKGRIILAAFASHVHRLQQIINIAEKHGRKIAIDGRSMVKIFEICSNLGYLKIPRGIMVDINRVESLPANQVLIICTGTQGEPLAALSRIANGSHKHISLREGDTVVISATPIPGNEKAAYKNINQLMKRNANVVFEKVVGIHVSGHGCQEEQKLMLNLVKPKFFMPVHGEYMMLKKHKELAEAVGIPSNNILLAENGMKLELTNSKFRSVGRVPSGATLIDGFGIGDIGNAVLKDRQNLADDGIVIISVSQYKTGKFSRQVELVTRGFVYNKDAESLLAETKELIKLELENMESQEIKEIGKVKQKLKIKVGEFLNKKTDREPIILPIIMEV, from the coding sequence ATGTCAGATGAAAAGAAAAAAGGGGCAGAAAAATCAGAAAGTCCTTTTAAAAGAAATTTTTCTAAAAATTCTGCCAAAGTAAATAGAGTTAAGGCAGCTGCGAAAAGGAAAAGAATGAATAATGACGAACATTTAGGTGATACAGTAAATTCTAAATATTTACTGAATAAAAAGACGAAACATCACAATAATAATAGGAACGAGAAGTTTGATGCGAGAAAGAAAGATGATAAAATGTATATTATTCCACTTGGTGGGATAGAAGAAATTGGGAAAAATATGACTGCGTTTCAATATAAAGATGAGATAGTTATTGTGGATGCAGGATTAACATTCCCAGAAGATGAGCATTTGGGGATAGATGTGATTATTCCAGATTTTGCTTATTTGGAAAGTAATAGAGATAAAATTAAGGCGTTATTGTTGACGCATGGGCATGAGGATCATATTGGAGCGATACCTTATTTGTATCAAAAATTAGGTTCAGAAGATATTCCTATGTATGGTGGTAGATTGACGCTAGAATTGGCAAAAGCTAAATTTGAGAGAAAAGATGCAAAATTACCAAAAGAAAAAATTATAAAAGGAAGAAGTATTTTGAAAATTTCAAAATATTTTACAGTTGAATTTATAAGTGTAACACATAGTATTGCAGATTGTTATGCAATTTGTATAAAAACTCCAGCTGGAACGATTTTACATTCGGGAGATTTCAAAGTGGATTTAACACCGATTGATGGAGAAGGATTTGATTTTGGAAGATTGGCACAATTGGGAGAAGAAGGAGTAGATTTATTGTTATCAGATAGTACGAATGCATTGATACCAGGATTTACACCATCAGAAAGAACAGTTGGAGAAAGTTTGAAAGAAGAGTTTTCTAAAGCAAAAGGAAGAATTATTTTAGCGGCATTTGCTTCGCATGTACACAGATTACAGCAAATTATTAATATCGCAGAAAAACATGGTAGAAAAATTGCGATTGATGGAAGAAGTATGGTAAAAATATTTGAAATTTGTTCAAATTTAGGATATTTAAAAATTCCTAGAGGAATTATGGTTGATATAAATCGTGTTGAATCATTACCAGCAAACCAAGTGTTAATTATTTGTACAGGAACTCAAGGGGAGCCACTTGCAGCATTGTCGAGAATAGCGAATGGTTCACATAAACATATTTCGTTGAGAGAAGGGGATACAGTTGTGATTTCAGCTACACCAATTCCTGGAAATGAAAAAGCGGCTTATAAAAATATTAATCAATTGATGAAGAGAAATGCAAATGTCGTTTTTGAAAAAGTAGTAGGAATCCACGTTTCTGGACATGGATGCCAAGAAGAACAAAAATTAATGTTAAATCTTGTAAAACCAAAATTCTTTATGCCAGTTCATGGGGAATATATGATGCTTAAAAAACATAAAGAATTAGCTGAAGCAGTTGGAATACCTTCAAACAATATTTTATTAGCAGAAAATGGAATGAAATTAGAGTTGACAAACTCAAAATTTAGATCGGTTGGAAGAGTACCAAGTGGAGCAACTTTAATTGATGGATTTGGAATTGGAGATATTGGTAATGCAGTATTGAAAGATAGACAAAATTTAGCAGATGATGGAATAGTAATAATTTCGGTTTCTCAATATAAAACTGGTAAATTTAGTAGACAAGTTGAGCTAGTAACTAGAGGATTTGTATACAATAAAGATGCAGAAAGTTTATTGGCTGAAACTAAAGAATTGATAAAATTAGAATTAGAAAACATGGAAAGTCAAGAAATAAAAGAAATTGGTAAAGTAAAACAAAAATTAAAAATAAAAGTGGGAGAATTTTTAAATAAGAAAACAGATAGAGAACCAATAATTCTTCCAATAATTATGGAGGTTTAA
- the mrdA gene encoding penicillin-binding protein 2 produces MRELDKEEKNPRYIAFIAVVGIAFLILVSKLFTLQVLNAAVYEERALQNRIRTNIVKATRGQIFDREGKLLAKNITGYQLIHTDTKPLTPKDMEILNQLKNMNEQQISERLSTERKPVAEKLYDTIMDVKKISAVTGYTPDYLLDRFFKQQRVGTDKKILVIEDLDKNVALKAIEKLNNTDRIDIVEYNKRFYPENNIASNVIGYVKPINEKEYKDLKDEGYQNNDLIGKKGVEKSYDKEMKGQDGMENVEVDAKGNTVRQVNSTESTAGKNVYLSIDLDLQKYMTDAFSGKSGAFIAMEAKTGKIITFVSSPEIDLNLLSSRISDSDWNALAKSSSKPLVNKGIAGLYPPGSTFKAVTGSAILESGVSPYATVNSTGQYKYGKVIFRDSHKYGHGITNFAKSIEESVNTYYYVFSQKVKIQNIIKYAKEFGIGEKTGVDIPGELAGTLPSPEWKKKRFKKAKDQTWLPGDLINMSIGQGYVLATPMQIASVYQTIANNGVKMKPTVVDRFVSYNGKVEENKPQVAKKLNISAKTLKLVKDALRLPVVGYGGTAKLLRIDGYPVSAKTGTAQNTGFSDNHSWIAGFFPSDNPQIVFVSLVEGGGYGGVASGEMARKFILKYREKYVLKKNVNDDGSKKDGKDGKNNDKKDDKNKKVVAKN; encoded by the coding sequence ATGAGAGAATTAGATAAAGAGGAGAAAAATCCCCGATATATTGCATTTATTGCCGTAGTGGGTATAGCTTTTTTAATTTTAGTTTCAAAACTATTCACATTACAAGTCTTGAATGCGGCGGTGTACGAGGAGAGAGCTTTACAAAATAGAATTAGAACAAATATTGTAAAGGCGACAAGAGGACAAATTTTTGATAGAGAAGGAAAATTATTAGCAAAAAATATTACTGGTTATCAATTGATTCATACAGATACGAAACCATTGACACCAAAAGATATGGAAATTTTGAATCAGCTTAAAAATATGAATGAGCAACAAATTTCTGAAAGATTGTCGACTGAAAGAAAACCTGTGGCTGAAAAATTATATGATACGATAATGGATGTTAAAAAAATAAGTGCAGTTACGGGATACACTCCAGATTATCTTTTAGATAGATTTTTTAAACAACAAAGAGTTGGTACTGATAAAAAAATATTGGTTATAGAAGATTTGGATAAAAATGTTGCGTTGAAAGCGATTGAAAAATTGAATAACACTGATAGAATTGATATTGTTGAATATAATAAGAGATTTTATCCTGAAAATAATATTGCTTCTAATGTAATTGGGTATGTAAAACCGATTAACGAGAAAGAATATAAAGATCTTAAGGATGAAGGTTATCAAAACAACGATTTGATTGGGAAAAAAGGTGTCGAAAAAAGTTATGATAAAGAAATGAAAGGTCAAGACGGAATGGAAAATGTCGAAGTTGACGCGAAAGGAAACACTGTAAGACAAGTAAATTCGACAGAAAGTACAGCAGGGAAAAACGTTTATTTATCAATTGATTTAGATTTACAAAAATATATGACAGATGCTTTTTCTGGGAAAAGTGGAGCTTTTATCGCAATGGAAGCTAAAACTGGGAAAATTATTACATTTGTAAGTAGTCCAGAAATTGACTTGAATTTATTGAGTTCTAGAATTTCTGATAGCGATTGGAATGCTTTGGCAAAATCTTCATCGAAACCACTTGTAAATAAAGGAATTGCAGGATTATACCCTCCAGGATCAACATTTAAAGCAGTAACAGGAAGTGCTATATTAGAATCTGGAGTGTCACCTTATGCGACAGTAAATTCAACAGGACAATATAAATATGGGAAAGTTATTTTTAGAGATTCACATAAATACGGACATGGTATAACAAATTTTGCTAAATCAATAGAAGAATCAGTAAATACTTACTATTACGTATTTTCTCAAAAAGTAAAAATTCAAAATATTATAAAATATGCTAAAGAATTTGGAATTGGTGAAAAAACAGGTGTAGATATTCCTGGGGAATTAGCAGGAACATTGCCAAGTCCTGAATGGAAAAAGAAAAGATTTAAAAAGGCAAAAGATCAAACTTGGTTGCCTGGAGATTTGATTAATATGTCGATTGGACAAGGTTACGTTTTAGCAACGCCTATGCAAATTGCGAGTGTTTATCAAACAATAGCTAATAACGGTGTAAAAATGAAACCGACTGTTGTAGACAGATTTGTAAGTTACAATGGAAAAGTGGAAGAAAATAAACCACAAGTTGCTAAAAAATTGAATATTAGTGCAAAAACATTGAAATTAGTAAAAGATGCTTTGAGATTACCAGTTGTTGGATATGGTGGAACAGCTAAATTGTTGAGAATAGATGGATATCCAGTTTCAGCTAAAACAGGTACAGCACAAAATACAGGGTTTAGCGATAACCACTCATGGATCGCAGGATTTTTCCCATCAGATAATCCTCAAATTGTATTCGTTTCATTAGTAGAAGGAGGAGGTTACGGAGGAGTAGCTTCTGGAGAAATGGCAAGAAAATTTATCTTGAAATATAGAGAAAAATATGTGTTGAAAAAAAATGTTAATGACGATGGAAGTAAAAAAGACGGTAAAGATGGAAAAAATAATGATAAAAAAGATGATAAAAATAAAAAAGTAGTAGCGAAAAATTAA
- the rsfS gene encoding ribosome silencing factor → MSLTTNYGKEVSSIIDIIEDKKGQDIKVYDMRGKSPFFDYSIVCTGSSSRNIEAIATDIKKSLENIRNVKGLDECNWVLIDSGDIIISIFSKDAREYYQLDSFYEGVNNHDDEEF, encoded by the coding sequence ATGAGTTTAACAACAAATTATGGAAAAGAAGTATCTTCAATTATTGATATTATTGAAGACAAAAAAGGACAAGACATTAAAGTTTACGATATGAGAGGAAAATCGCCATTTTTCGATTATTCGATTGTGTGTACAGGTAGTTCGTCTAGAAATATTGAGGCAATAGCTACTGATATTAAAAAAAGTTTGGAAAATATAAGAAATGTGAAAGGATTAGATGAATGTAACTGGGTTTTAATCGATTCAGGAGACATTATCATTAGTATTTTTAGTAAAGATGCTAGAGAATACTATCAATTAGATAGCTTTTATGAAGGTGTAAATAACCACGACGACGAAGAATTTTAA
- a CDS encoding 16S rRNA (uracil(1498)-N(3))-methyltransferase, with protein MLTVIAEKDNISKNEILINDKSDCNHIQNVFRLKVGDELRVVDGEREYLTKILDISKKEVLLEILEEKEDEYSLGVEIDIALGILKNDKMNLAIQKLTEIGINEIIPLQTERVVVKINEKKDKWDTIVRETLKQCRGVKFTKISPVKKLKEIDYEKYEKVIFAYENSDEAKSVVNLINENCKKILYVIGPEGGITESEVEFLKEVGAVEVSLGKRILRAETAAIVLGGVIANSFL; from the coding sequence TTGTTAACGGTTATAGCGGAAAAAGATAATATAAGCAAAAATGAGATTTTAATAAATGATAAATCAGATTGTAATCATATACAAAATGTTTTTAGGCTTAAAGTTGGCGATGAATTAAGAGTTGTCGATGGAGAAAGAGAATATTTGACAAAAATTTTAGATATTTCTAAAAAAGAAGTTTTGCTAGAAATATTGGAAGAGAAGGAAGATGAGTATTCTCTAGGAGTTGAGATTGATATTGCGTTGGGAATTTTGAAAAATGATAAAATGAATTTGGCAATACAAAAACTAACTGAAATTGGAATAAATGAAATAATTCCGTTACAAACAGAAAGAGTTGTCGTAAAAATTAATGAGAAAAAAGACAAATGGGATACGATTGTAAGGGAAACATTAAAGCAATGTCGAGGAGTAAAATTTACAAAAATATCGCCTGTAAAAAAATTGAAAGAAATTGATTACGAAAAATATGAGAAAGTGATTTTTGCTTATGAAAATAGCGATGAAGCGAAATCAGTTGTTAATTTGATAAATGAAAATTGTAAGAAAATATTGTATGTGATTGGACCTGAAGGTGGAATTACTGAATCAGAAGTTGAATTTTTAAAGGAAGTAGGAGCTGTGGAAGTGAGTTTAGGAAAAAGAATTTTGAGAGCAGAAACAGCGGCTATTGTATTAGGAGGAGTGATTGCGAATAGCTTTTTATAA
- the ruvB gene encoding Holliday junction branch migration DNA helicase RuvB: protein MNEDRILESAELKEDNIQKNLRPKTFSDYIGQENLKEKMNIFIKAAKMRNDSMDHILLYGPPGLGKTTLAGVIATEMGANLKITTGPVLEKSGDLAAILTSLEENDILFIDEIHRLNTSVEEILYPAMEDGELDILIGKGPSARSIRIELPKFTLIGATTKAGQLSTPLRDRFGVTHKMEYYKIEELKEIIRRGANILDISYDEEGITEIAKRSRGTPRIANRLLKRARDFALVEGVGILDKKSVDGILSLLAVDEKGLDELDRKILKSIVSVYNGGPVGIETLSLLLGEDRRTVEEVYEPYLVKIGFIKRTPRGRVVTELGYNHLGLEKILE, encoded by the coding sequence ATGAATGAAGATAGAATATTGGAGTCAGCAGAGTTAAAAGAGGACAATATTCAAAAAAATTTGCGTCCAAAGACGTTTAGTGATTATATTGGGCAAGAAAATTTAAAAGAAAAAATGAATATTTTTATAAAGGCTGCAAAGATGAGAAATGATTCGATGGATCATATTTTGCTATATGGACCTCCAGGACTTGGGAAAACGACGTTGGCAGGGGTTATTGCAACAGAAATGGGAGCTAATTTGAAAATAACGACTGGTCCAGTGTTGGAAAAATCAGGAGATTTAGCGGCTATTTTGACATCTTTGGAAGAAAATGATATTCTATTTATAGATGAGATTCATCGATTAAATACTTCTGTGGAAGAAATTTTGTATCCAGCGATGGAAGATGGAGAATTGGATATTTTGATTGGGAAAGGTCCATCAGCTAGAAGCATTCGTATTGAATTGCCGAAATTTACTTTGATTGGTGCGACAACTAAGGCAGGACAGTTGAGTACGCCATTAAGAGATAGATTTGGTGTGACGCATAAAATGGAATATTACAAAATTGAAGAATTGAAGGAAATTATTCGTCGTGGAGCGAATATTTTGGATATTTCGTATGATGAAGAAGGAATAACAGAGATTGCGAAAAGAAGTAGAGGAACACCGAGAATTGCGAATAGACTTTTGAAGAGAGCTAGGGATTTTGCATTGGTTGAAGGTGTGGGAATTCTAGATAAAAAGAGTGTTGATGGGATATTAAGTCTTTTGGCAGTCGATGAAAAAGGATTAGATGAATTAGATAGAAAAATTTTGAAATCAATAGTAAGTGTTTATAACGGAGGTCCTGTGGGAATTGAAACGTTGTCATTGCTGTTAGGTGAAGATAGAAGGACAGTGGAAGAGGTTTATGAGCCTTATTTAGTGAAAATTGGGTTTATAAAAAGAACACCACGTGGAAGAGTTGTTACAGAATTAGGTTATAATCATTTAGGATTGGAAAAAATATTAGAATAG
- a CDS encoding DUF445 domain-containing protein — MKHLILQFLMMVAVGTLIGWFTNYLAIKLLFRPYKEMNFFFFKIQGLIPKRRDEISENIADVVEKELISVDDIENKLKEVEFDDGMIEKVLDKLVEEKLKKSILEKNPLLKMIINDSMVDKIKKYFKNMILENKDEILSEMIKIGKEKIDFKEIILEKMKNFSLEEIEKIILSISKNELKHIEIIGGVLGGLIAVFQFLFMVLLKQI; from the coding sequence TTGAAACATTTGATATTACAATTTTTAATGATGGTAGCAGTTGGGACATTGATAGGTTGGTTTACTAATTATTTAGCAATAAAATTATTATTTAGACCTTACAAAGAAATGAATTTTTTCTTTTTTAAAATACAAGGTTTAATTCCAAAAAGAAGAGATGAGATTTCTGAAAATATTGCAGATGTTGTTGAAAAAGAATTAATTTCTGTAGACGATATTGAGAATAAGTTGAAAGAAGTTGAATTTGATGATGGAATGATTGAGAAAGTACTAGATAAATTGGTTGAAGAAAAATTGAAAAAAAGTATTTTGGAAAAAAATCCATTATTGAAGATGATTATTAACGATTCTATGGTTGATAAAATAAAAAAATATTTTAAAAATATGATATTGGAAAACAAAGATGAAATTTTGAGTGAAATGATAAAAATTGGTAAGGAAAAAATTGATTTTAAAGAAATTATTTTGGAAAAAATGAAGAATTTTTCTTTGGAAGAAATCGAGAAAATTATTCTTTCAATATCGAAAAATGAGTTAAAACATATAGAAATAATCGGTGGAGTTTTAGGTGGATTAATAGCAGTGTTCCAATTTTTGTTTATGGTGTTATTGAAACAAATATAG
- a CDS encoding flavodoxin domain-containing protein has product MAKLSIIYYSGSGNTEQMADLIGEGAESAGVEVVKSQVEAAEESLAEADFVALGSPSTGSEEVAPEIVEYIERVKDKLVGKKIGVFGSYDWGFGEWINMWIEELKNENIEVVGEGCIVHLTPDDDEKIEKCKNYGIEIVK; this is encoded by the coding sequence TTGGCAAAATTAAGTATTATTTATTATAGTGGATCAGGGAATACAGAACAAATGGCTGATTTAATTGGAGAAGGTGCAGAAAGTGCTGGAGTAGAAGTAGTGAAAAGTCAAGTTGAAGCAGCAGAAGAATCTTTAGCAGAAGCAGATTTTGTTGCACTTGGATCACCATCAACAGGATCAGAAGAAGTGGCGCCAGAAATAGTTGAGTATATCGAAAGAGTAAAAGACAAATTAGTTGGAAAGAAAATAGGTGTTTTCGGATCGTATGACTGGGGATTTGGTGAATGGATAAATATGTGGATTGAAGAATTGAAAAACGAAAATATTGAAGTAGTTGGCGAAGGTTGCATAGTTCATTTGACTCCAGATGATGATGAAAAAATCGAAAAATGTAAAAATTATGGAATTGAAATTGTAAAATAA